One window of Triticum dicoccoides isolate Atlit2015 ecotype Zavitan chromosome 5A, WEW_v2.0, whole genome shotgun sequence genomic DNA carries:
- the LOC119302934 gene encoding uncharacterized protein LOC119302934 isoform X2, whose amino-acid sequence MEALARGGEMQRCGVVRMERQLQIRAQPPALSFLCRLPCGQLRLLPALHPHVFSSNPRRSSSHIGECSLLGLVLLLRLRSQPSRTFPRSSSSWPGRLVCNSWHLAHLRLNSCWNDEFHNLHKKYERKESRTRCLHPRLDYRVTINKMKKTNNLFL is encoded by the exons ATGGAGGCCCTAGCTCGAGGCGGCGAGATGCAGAGATGCGGGGTGGTGCGGATGGAGAGGCAGCTTCAGATCCGCGCGCAGCCGCCCGCACTCTCCTTCCTCTGCCGCCTTCCCTGTGGTCAG CTCCGTCTTCTCCCCGCCCTCCATCCTCATGTGTTCAGCAGCAACCCTAGGAGGAGCTCGAGCCACATCGGTGAATGTTCTCTGCTAGGTTTGGTGCTACTACTCCGTCTTCGATCCCAACCATCTCGCACGTTCCCGAGATCGTCGTCTTCCTGGCCGGGACGCCTG GTTTGTAATTCATGGCATTTGGCGCATCTGCGCTTAAATTCTTGCTGGAATG ATGAGTTTCATAATCTGCACAAGAAATATGAAAGAAAAGAAAGTCGGACTAGATGTCTCCACCCACGCCTCGACTATCGG GTTACCATTAACAAAATGAAGAAAACCAACAATTTATTTTTGTAG
- the LOC119302934 gene encoding uncharacterized protein LOC119302934 isoform X3, with protein sequence MEALARGGEMQRCGVVRMERQLQIRAQPPALSFLCRLPCGQLRLLPALHPHVFSSNPRRSSSHIGECSLLGLVLLLRLRSQPSRTFPRSSSSWPGRLVCNSWHLAHLRLNSCWNGKQRFHLVTINKMKKTNNLFL encoded by the exons ATGGAGGCCCTAGCTCGAGGCGGCGAGATGCAGAGATGCGGGGTGGTGCGGATGGAGAGGCAGCTTCAGATCCGCGCGCAGCCGCCCGCACTCTCCTTCCTCTGCCGCCTTCCCTGTGGTCAG CTCCGTCTTCTCCCCGCCCTCCATCCTCATGTGTTCAGCAGCAACCCTAGGAGGAGCTCGAGCCACATCGGTGAATGTTCTCTGCTAGGTTTGGTGCTACTACTCCGTCTTCGATCCCAACCATCTCGCACGTTCCCGAGATCGTCGTCTTCCTGGCCGGGACGCCTG GTTTGTAATTCATGGCATTTGGCGCATCTGCGCTTAAATTCTTGCTGGAATGGTAAACAACGATTCCATTTG GTTACCATTAACAAAATGAAGAAAACCAACAATTTATTTTTGTAG
- the LOC119302934 gene encoding uncharacterized protein LOC119302934 isoform X4, translating to MEALARGGEMQRCGVVRMERQLQIRAQPPALSFLCRLPCGQLRLLPALHPHVFSSNPRRSSSHIGECSLLGLVLLLRLRSQPSRTFPRSSSSWPGRLVCNSWHLAHLRLNSCWNGYH from the exons ATGGAGGCCCTAGCTCGAGGCGGCGAGATGCAGAGATGCGGGGTGGTGCGGATGGAGAGGCAGCTTCAGATCCGCGCGCAGCCGCCCGCACTCTCCTTCCTCTGCCGCCTTCCCTGTGGTCAG CTCCGTCTTCTCCCCGCCCTCCATCCTCATGTGTTCAGCAGCAACCCTAGGAGGAGCTCGAGCCACATCGGTGAATGTTCTCTGCTAGGTTTGGTGCTACTACTCCGTCTTCGATCCCAACCATCTCGCACGTTCCCGAGATCGTCGTCTTCCTGGCCGGGACGCCTG GTTTGTAATTCATGGCATTTGGCGCATCTGCGCTTAAATTCTTGCTGGAATG GTTACCATTAA
- the LOC119302934 gene encoding uncharacterized protein LOC119302934 isoform X1: MEALARGGEMQRCGVVRMERQLQIRAQPPALSFLCRLPCGQLRLLPALHPHVFSSNPRRSSSHIGECSLLGLVLLLRLRSQPSRTFPRSSSSWPGRLVCNSWHLAHLRLNSCWNDEFHNLHKKYERKESRTRCLHPRLDYRVILCSFFPCPLLSSINSSNLIILFKN, translated from the exons ATGGAGGCCCTAGCTCGAGGCGGCGAGATGCAGAGATGCGGGGTGGTGCGGATGGAGAGGCAGCTTCAGATCCGCGCGCAGCCGCCCGCACTCTCCTTCCTCTGCCGCCTTCCCTGTGGTCAG CTCCGTCTTCTCCCCGCCCTCCATCCTCATGTGTTCAGCAGCAACCCTAGGAGGAGCTCGAGCCACATCGGTGAATGTTCTCTGCTAGGTTTGGTGCTACTACTCCGTCTTCGATCCCAACCATCTCGCACGTTCCCGAGATCGTCGTCTTCCTGGCCGGGACGCCTG GTTTGTAATTCATGGCATTTGGCGCATCTGCGCTTAAATTCTTGCTGGAATG ATGAGTTTCATAATCTGCACAAGAAATATGAAAGAAAAGAAAGTCGGACTAGATGTCTCCACCCACGCCTCGACTATCGGGTTATTCTCTGTTCTTTCTTTCCTTGTCCTCTTCTCTCTTCTATAAATTCATCAAATTTGATTATTCTATTTAAGAACTAG